The DNA sequence AGGCGCTCGCCAATGTGAGCCGGCTCGTCGACCTCGCCCGCCGCGCCGAGCGCGGCGGCGTCATCTCCTTCCGCGCCTTCGTCGACCGCCTTATGGTAGAGGCGGAGCGCGGCGAGGCGAGCGACGCCCCGATCGTCGAGGAGGGGACCGAGGGCGTGCGCATCATGACCGTGCACCGCGCCAAGGGCCTCGAGTTCCCGGTCGTGATCCTGGCCGACCTCACGGCCAACGAGACGCACGCCGAGCCGTCGCGCTGGGTCGACGCCGAGCGCGGGCTCTGCGCCATGCGGCTCGCCGGCTGCTCGCCCCCGGAGCTCCTCGAGCACGCCGCGGACGAGCTCGCCCGCGACCGCGAGGAGGCGGCCCGCGTCCTCTACGTGGCGGCGACGCGCGCGCGCGACCTCCTGGTGGTGCCCGCGGTCGGGGACGGTCGGCAGGACGGCTGGCTCGCGGGCCTCAATCCGGTCGTCTATCCGGCCGAGTCGCGGCCCGAGAGCCGGACGCCGCGCGGCTGTCCCGGCTTCGGCACCGACACCGTGCTGGTCAGGCCGGCCGACGTGCCGCGCCCGCCGGCGTCGGTGGCGCCCGGCCTGCATCGCCCCGAGGCCGGGCAGCACCGCGTCGTGTGGTGGGATCCGGCGGCGCTGCGCCTCGACGTCCAGGAGTCCGTGGGCCTCGCGCAGCACAAGCTCCTGACGGCGGACGAGAGCGGAACCCGATCCGAGGCGGGGATCCGGCGGCACGACGCCTGGCAGGCGACGCGCGCCCAGGTGCGCGCGGCGGCGGGCCTCGCGAGCCTGCGCGTCGTGACCGCGACCGAGCAGGCCGCGGTGGCGACGTTCGACGCGGCGGCCGACGTGACCGTCGAGACCGTCCCGCCCGACGGGCCCCGTCCGCACGGCAAGCGCTTCGGAACGCTGGTACATGCCGTGCTGGCGGTGGTCGACCTCGACGCCGGGCCCGAGGAGGTGGCGCGCGTGGCGGCGCTCGAGGGCCGTCTCCTCGGGGCGTCGGCGGAGGAGACGTCGGCCGCGACCGGGACGGTGGTCCGCGCGCTCGCCCACCCGCTCGTCCGCCGCGCGGCCAGCGCCGGGTCCTGCCGGCGCGAGACGCCGGTTGCCATCCGGCTCGACGACGGCGTCGTGGTCGAAGGGGTGGTCGACGCGGCGTTCCTGGAGAACGGGGTCTGGACCGTCATCGACTTCAAGACCGACGTCGAGATCGCGGGCCGCCTCGGCGAGTACCGGCGTCAGGTCGCCCTCTACGCCGCGGCGATCGCGCGCGCGACGGGCGCCCCGGCCCGCGCCGTCCTCCTCCAGATCTAAGGTAATGGAAGCCATCGCGCTCGTGGCCTTCGGCGTCTTCGCGCTCCTCGACTGGCTCGCCGTGTCGCGGAGCGTGCGTCCCGTCGAGTACGTCGCCAAACCGGCCACGCTCCTCGCGCTGCTCGTCTATGCGGGCTGCGGCCATCCCTCGCCGTGGCTGGTCGCGGCGCTCGCCTTCTCGCTTCTTGGCGACGTCTTCCTCATGCTGCCGGCGGACCTGTTCCTCGCCGGCCTGGCCGCGTTCCTGGTCGCGCACCTGGCATACATCGGGGCGTTCGCGGGGCCGGTCATGCCACGGCTCGTGTGGCTGGCGGTGGTGATCGGCGCCCTCTCGCCGGTCGCGGCCCGCATCCTGCGCGCGGTTCCCGACCGGGCGCTCCGGGCGCCCGTGGCGGTCTACAGTCTCGCGATCTCGCTGATGGTGGCGTCGGCGCTCGCCTCCACCTCGAGCCTCGCGATCGCGGGAGCCGTCCTGTTCCTCGTCTCCGACATGCTCATCGCCTGGAACCGGTTCGTGCATCCGCGCCCGTGGGCGCCGCTGGCCATCATCGTGACCTATCACCTGGGGCAGCTCGGCCTCGCCACCGCGCTGCGGGGGTGATGCCCGCAGGTCCGCTCCAACCGCGGGT is a window from the Deltaproteobacteria bacterium genome containing:
- a CDS encoding lysoplasmalogenase codes for the protein MEAIALVAFGVFALLDWLAVSRSVRPVEYVAKPATLLALLVYAGCGHPSPWLVAALAFSLLGDVFLMLPADLFLAGLAAFLVAHLAYIGAFAGPVMPRLVWLAVVIGALSPVAARILRAVPDRALRAPVAVYSLAISLMVASALASTSSLAIAGAVLFLVSDMLIAWNRFVHPRPWAPLAIIVTYHLGQLGLATALRG